One segment of Rhizobium leguminosarum DNA contains the following:
- a CDS encoding O-antigen ligase family protein: protein MRAYTLRIANGPTVSWRAIECWGAGLCLFLQTGALFPLMLADADGGLSDHARSILRLLCLPVYGFTLLMLARNSPQFIIALKRNWFVPLMVAMPFVSVFWSVGPSTTFRRAIGLLFTVLLAYVLAMRFTPRQLLLIAFATFGTCIVLSLLLLLVSPGLARMPTDSAVRGIFIHKNSLGWYAGMMILVSTAVVMDGNRGLRRTALILLMAGGACLFLSGSMTATIATVSAYCLIGFYSMLQRIRGVGRIVFILFFVQIFVGILLLLHEFLVPFLEALGKDATLTGRVPLWELVDGQIADHLLLGFGYQAFWTEANPEAWIIWSKIQWMAPHAHNGFRDTLLSFGTSGMALFALMLLQALRQGAALQCGDPRYGWLWLNVFTVVILVMNLTETIFLIQNDAIFVLFTTAIIMFSLYKPVVVSTAPGRQLRAPAHSRTAELQTS from the coding sequence ATGAGAGCGTATACGCTTAGAATAGCGAATGGGCCGACTGTCAGTTGGCGGGCAATAGAGTGCTGGGGCGCCGGCCTATGCCTTTTTCTTCAGACAGGCGCGCTTTTCCCGCTCATGCTGGCGGATGCCGACGGAGGCCTGAGCGATCATGCCAGGTCTATACTGCGTCTGCTTTGTTTACCGGTATACGGGTTTACATTGCTGATGCTGGCACGAAATTCTCCGCAATTCATCATAGCGCTGAAGCGAAATTGGTTTGTCCCCCTAATGGTCGCTATGCCCTTCGTGTCTGTCTTCTGGTCGGTTGGCCCGTCGACGACTTTCAGGCGTGCCATCGGCCTGCTCTTCACCGTACTTCTGGCTTATGTGTTGGCCATGCGCTTTACACCGAGGCAGTTGCTTCTCATCGCATTTGCCACCTTCGGAACATGTATCGTCCTTAGCCTGTTGCTTCTTCTAGTGTCACCGGGGCTCGCTCGCATGCCCACGGACAGCGCGGTGCGTGGCATATTCATCCACAAGAACAGCCTTGGTTGGTACGCCGGCATGATGATACTGGTGTCGACCGCCGTCGTAATGGACGGCAACCGAGGCTTGCGGCGAACCGCTTTGATCTTGCTGATGGCGGGCGGGGCTTGTCTCTTCCTTTCCGGATCGATGACCGCGACAATTGCGACGGTATCGGCATATTGCCTGATCGGGTTCTACTCCATGTTGCAGCGAATCCGTGGCGTCGGTCGCATTGTCTTCATCCTGTTTTTCGTTCAAATCTTCGTCGGGATCCTCCTTTTGCTTCACGAGTTCCTGGTCCCATTCCTTGAGGCGCTTGGCAAGGATGCCACTCTGACGGGCCGAGTGCCCTTGTGGGAGCTGGTCGATGGTCAGATCGCCGATCATCTGCTGCTCGGCTTCGGCTACCAAGCGTTTTGGACAGAGGCGAATCCCGAAGCCTGGATTATCTGGTCAAAGATCCAATGGATGGCTCCCCACGCCCATAATGGATTCCGCGATACGCTGCTGAGCTTCGGAACAAGCGGAATGGCTTTGTTCGCTCTGATGCTTTTGCAGGCACTCCGCCAAGGCGCGGCCCTCCAATGCGGGGACCCGCGTTATGGCTGGCTCTGGTTGAACGTCTTCACGGTTGTGATTTTGGTGATGAACCTGACCGAGACAATCTTCCTGATCCAGAATGACGCGATTTTCGTTCTGTTCACAACGGCCATCATCATGTTCTCTCTATACAAGCCTGTTGTTGTTTCGACTGCCCCCGGCCGGCAATTGCGAGCACCGGCCCACAGCAGAACGGCGGAGCTGCAAACCTCATGA
- a CDS encoding right-handed parallel beta-helix repeat-containing protein — protein sequence MRLRFAPILSILLAMLFPQPSKLAPVRPDADAPDRLQTAVREATCAEASPATFSDKLKGTSLSNILTGASAARAVFYVSPDGKDTWSGHLPKANSRRTDGPFASIERARDAARQKGGQNTIAMGNGDYYLAEPIVFDARDAGLVIAARCNEAPVLHGGPIVRDWTAQADGRWKASLTLPAGRDVGDLFVGGARQTQARFPNAPLDGDPRKGWLFAAKCTQDDDLWHGNTRFCFHAGDLPISKNAAGLVAHIVGGFHPGSQWGSDTLPVVSIDTANRAINTQGTGYFFTAEGSRYFLTGAAALLDAPGEWWYDRTKGQLDYIPTDGLLTSSTAVAGILPTFFRLDGADGMVVSGLQFRDGDPRGSGKFGTDTRSFGAIRLDHSDGVRLLGNSIDNVGVGIHVSESKDVLIAGNVIGDVAGNGIYVGTTYGSFGKSDGAKILSNHIHDIGRVYFETAGIWFQAADNIRIAHNLVENTAQFGIAGGSLWGAQDAVHDAVIEHNEIRNANQQTADGGAIKLMGEQADLLNSSIRYNLVTGTGQLMNRADGTFWPFGYENINEWPTPISWAIYTDGKASGVRIEGNTLSDNISAIGINGGWSNLVTGNVITHGSGAAFRVDDGTGRGWRPPWARPNRIESNIVSIDSSNGLAAYVYAPDHGPGYVQFAHNRYTGNLNDKSFRIHPEIMPSGEFGSLQDLQKVGADTESVVAPPE from the coding sequence ATGAGGCTGCGCTTCGCACCGATCTTGAGCATTTTGCTTGCGATGCTCTTTCCGCAGCCGAGCAAGCTGGCCCCGGTGCGTCCGGACGCAGATGCGCCCGACAGGCTGCAGACGGCGGTCAGGGAGGCAACCTGCGCGGAAGCTTCGCCGGCGACCTTTTCGGACAAGCTGAAGGGGACTTCACTGAGCAACATATTGACCGGAGCATCCGCGGCCCGGGCAGTATTCTATGTTTCTCCCGATGGCAAAGACACCTGGAGCGGGCACCTTCCTAAAGCAAATTCTCGGCGTACAGACGGTCCTTTTGCCAGTATTGAAAGAGCGCGGGATGCTGCGCGCCAGAAGGGCGGCCAGAATACGATCGCAATGGGCAATGGGGATTACTATCTCGCTGAACCGATAGTCTTCGATGCTCGCGATGCGGGCCTGGTCATCGCGGCGAGATGCAACGAGGCGCCGGTTCTGCACGGCGGCCCGATCGTGCGCGATTGGACGGCGCAGGCCGATGGTCGCTGGAAGGCGTCTTTGACGCTGCCTGCGGGCCGGGATGTGGGCGATCTTTTCGTCGGCGGCGCGCGCCAGACGCAGGCTCGCTTTCCCAACGCTCCACTCGATGGAGACCCGCGCAAAGGGTGGCTTTTCGCGGCTAAGTGCACGCAGGACGACGACTTATGGCATGGTAACACGCGCTTTTGCTTCCATGCCGGCGATCTTCCGATCTCAAAAAATGCAGCAGGCCTTGTCGCCCACATCGTCGGTGGTTTTCACCCCGGCAGCCAGTGGGGCAGTGACACTCTCCCAGTGGTTTCAATCGATACCGCGAACCGGGCGATAAATACCCAAGGCACAGGCTACTTTTTCACCGCGGAAGGCAGCCGCTATTTTCTGACCGGGGCGGCGGCGCTGCTCGATGCGCCCGGGGAGTGGTGGTACGACCGCACCAAGGGTCAACTCGATTATATCCCGACCGATGGGCTACTAACAAGTTCTACGGCTGTGGCCGGCATCCTGCCGACCTTCTTCAGGCTGGATGGAGCCGACGGGATGGTTGTGTCGGGGCTCCAGTTTCGGGATGGGGATCCGCGGGGCAGCGGCAAGTTCGGTACCGACACCAGAAGCTTTGGGGCCATACGGCTCGATCACTCGGACGGTGTTCGGCTGCTCGGCAACTCCATCGACAATGTCGGCGTCGGCATCCATGTTTCCGAGAGCAAAGATGTCTTGATTGCCGGCAACGTGATTGGAGATGTGGCTGGCAACGGGATTTACGTTGGCACGACCTATGGCAGCTTCGGCAAATCCGACGGTGCCAAAATCCTCTCGAACCATATTCATGACATTGGAAGGGTCTACTTTGAAACCGCGGGTATATGGTTCCAGGCGGCCGACAATATCAGGATCGCTCATAACCTGGTCGAGAATACTGCGCAGTTCGGTATCGCCGGCGGCTCACTGTGGGGAGCACAAGACGCAGTCCACGACGCAGTCATCGAACATAACGAGATCCGCAATGCCAATCAGCAGACGGCAGATGGCGGTGCCATCAAGCTGATGGGCGAGCAGGCAGACCTCCTGAACAGCAGCATCCGCTACAATCTGGTCACCGGGACAGGTCAACTTATGAACAGGGCCGATGGGACGTTTTGGCCTTTCGGATATGAAAATATCAATGAATGGCCGACGCCTATCAGTTGGGCGATCTACACGGATGGCAAGGCCAGTGGTGTGCGCATCGAAGGAAATACGCTCTCGGACAATATATCGGCGATCGGCATCAACGGCGGCTGGAGCAACTTGGTGACGGGAAACGTCATCACGCATGGATCGGGCGCGGCTTTTCGCGTTGATGACGGTACGGGCAGGGGTTGGCGTCCGCCATGGGCACGTCCCAATCGTATCGAGAGCAATATCGTGTCGATCGACAGTAGCAACGGGCTTGCAGCCTATGTCTACGCTCCTGACCATGGGCCTGGATACGTGCAGTTCGCGCATAACCGCTACACCGGCAATTTGAACGACAAGAGCTTCCGAATACATCCGGAGATCATGCCTTCGGGAGAATTTGGCAGTTTACAGGATCTTCAGAAGGTTGGGGCGGACACCGAAAGCGTAGTCGCGCCGCCCGAGTAA
- a CDS encoding choice-of-anchor Q domain-containing protein translates to MTTYYVATTGSNGGNGSTSSPFRTISEAMSANLRPGDEVVVKAGTYNEAINIDTDGSAAADITLRSEVPGGALIRPPAGSWNAISVNANYVTVDGFDIGGAKGDGIEANNVHHVQILNNKVHGSGESGIQFNQSDFIRIEGNETYNNASTGWFSGISIYQNRNITGDTSTDGYRTIVRDNISHDNVTKSGEHTDGNGIIIDDFQSTQTSGHPNYTFKTLVDNNLVYENGGKGIQVTWSDSVTVKNNTAYHNNQDPANSGTWRGELSNSASSNNIWANNIAVADPSVNKNNTAIDNTSTDSYTNNNVVWANNITYNGTAGQASVKTDGGNAMPSAANGNKLGIDPKFSGAASDNFHLGSGSAAIDSGTAKYGVGSVDLDGHARVVGTVDMGAYESGSSSTPGTPTTPTQPGTPTAPTQPETPTTPTTPTTPTQPETPTAPTTPTTPTKVFTGTNGNDILPHTGRSNGGNETFKGLGGSDVLKGGAGADILDGGYGNDTASYAGSGAVNVNLATKAASGGQAAGDKIASIENLTGSSYGDVLTGGNGGSNVLNGGAGADKLDGGAGGDIIIGGAGRDIMTGGISADTFVFKAPTEAGSGSNRDVITDFQHGVDKIDIAAIDANGSGLGNGTFHFQAQENALFDHKAGALAWHYDDQAGSANDATVIQGDLNGDGIHDFEVQLKGLVHVGAGDFLL, encoded by the coding sequence ATGACAACATACTACGTAGCAACGACTGGCAGCAACGGCGGTAACGGCAGTACCTCCTCTCCCTTCCGCACGATCAGCGAGGCGATGTCGGCGAACCTTAGACCCGGCGACGAGGTCGTGGTGAAGGCGGGGACCTACAACGAGGCTATTAACATCGACACGGACGGCTCGGCGGCAGCCGACATCACGCTGCGCTCGGAAGTGCCCGGCGGGGCGCTGATCCGGCCGCCCGCGGGCTCGTGGAACGCGATCAGTGTCAACGCCAACTACGTGACAGTCGACGGCTTTGACATCGGCGGCGCCAAAGGCGACGGCATCGAAGCGAACAATGTCCACCACGTCCAGATCCTCAACAACAAGGTCCACGGCAGCGGAGAGTCCGGCATCCAGTTCAACCAGTCGGACTTCATCAGAATCGAAGGCAACGAGACCTACAACAACGCGTCGACGGGCTGGTTCTCGGGCATCTCGATCTACCAGAACCGGAACATCACCGGCGATACCTCGACCGACGGCTACCGGACGATCGTGCGGGACAACATCTCGCACGATAACGTCACCAAGTCGGGTGAGCACACCGACGGCAACGGCATCATCATCGACGATTTCCAGAGCACGCAGACGAGCGGTCATCCGAACTACACGTTCAAGACCCTGGTCGACAATAACCTCGTCTACGAGAACGGCGGCAAAGGCATCCAGGTTACCTGGAGCGACTCCGTCACGGTGAAAAACAACACCGCATACCACAACAATCAGGACCCGGCGAACAGCGGCACCTGGCGCGGTGAGCTCAGCAACTCGGCGTCGAGCAACAACATCTGGGCCAACAACATCGCCGTAGCGGACCCATCGGTGAACAAGAACAACACTGCGATCGATAACACGTCGACCGACAGCTACACCAACAACAACGTCGTCTGGGCCAACAACATCACCTACAACGGCACGGCCGGACAGGCATCGGTCAAGACCGACGGCGGCAACGCGATGCCGAGCGCGGCGAATGGCAACAAGCTCGGCATCGACCCGAAATTCTCGGGGGCAGCGAGCGACAACTTCCACCTCGGCTCCGGCTCGGCGGCAATCGACAGCGGAACCGCCAAATACGGCGTCGGGTCGGTCGATCTGGACGGCCACGCGCGCGTCGTTGGAACTGTCGACATGGGTGCCTACGAATCCGGCTCCAGCTCGACACCGGGAACGCCAACCACGCCGACGCAACCGGGGACGCCAACCGCCCCGACGCAACCAGAAACGCCAACCACGCCAACCACGCCAACCACGCCAACGCAACCGGAAACGCCAACCGCCCCGACGACACCGACCACGCCGACGAAGGTATTCACCGGCACCAACGGCAATGACATCCTGCCACATACCGGTCGGTCCAACGGCGGCAACGAAACCTTCAAGGGTCTCGGCGGTAGTGACGTGTTGAAGGGCGGCGCCGGCGCGGACATCCTCGACGGCGGTTATGGCAACGACACCGCCAGCTATGCAGGCTCCGGCGCGGTCAACGTCAACCTGGCGACCAAGGCCGCATCGGGCGGGCAAGCCGCCGGTGACAAGATTGCCAGCATCGAAAACTTGACTGGCTCCAGCTACGGCGATGTGCTGACCGGCGGCAATGGCGGCAGCAACGTTCTCAATGGCGGGGCTGGGGCGGACAAGCTGGATGGCGGCGCCGGCGGGGACATCATCATCGGTGGTGCCGGAAGGGACATCATGACCGGTGGCATCAGCGCGGATACGTTTGTCTTCAAAGCGCCGACGGAAGCCGGGTCTGGCTCGAACCGCGACGTCATCACCGACTTCCAGCATGGCGTCGATAAGATCGACATCGCGGCGATAGATGCGAATGGCTCTGGGCTGGGCAATGGAACCTTCCATTTCCAGGCGCAGGAGAATGCCTTGTTCGACCATAAGGCTGGCGCGCTCGCCTGGCACTATGACGACCAGGCTGGATCCGCGAACGACGCTACCGTTATCCAGGGCGACCTGAACGGCGACGGCATTCATGATTTCGAGGTTCAGCTGAAGGGCCTCGTCCACGTGGGCGCAGGCGATTTTCTCCTGTAA